ATAGCCAAAACTAACTTATGCGCATATTACAAGTAAAATTTATGCATGATGGGCAACAAAGGTTCTACCCAgcaattttatttaaaaaaaagttcAGGTCATTAAATGAAAATTTTATCAAGTTGGGGTTCAAGACCATCCTTATGATATCCTATTAATGCAATTTCCCCAAATCAAAATGTACAAGTTTCTTGGGCTAAATAATGAATCATAAATTATAACCCAACACGCCTAACTCAATTATTTTGTGTTCGTTTGCTTGTTTCTATTTTAAAGTAATTGATCTTATTATCAAACTAAACTAGTAAAAAAAAAACTCCTTTATCATGACTATATTCAacaaatcaaataaaaaaaaattatcagtgTATTGGGTTAGTTATAAGTCCAATTTGACCTAATTTCTTGGACGGGTTAACTTGGGTATTGCCCAAACTGATCTGATAATAATGATTTGCTCAACCCAATTACGTAGTAATAGATGTTTCACAaagaaacaacaacatacccaatatagCCCCATCATGTGGgatctagggagggtagagtgtacgcaaacctttaCCCTACCTTGTGACGGGTTGAGAGGCTGTTTTCGATAGACCCCTAGCTCAAGAAGAGATGAAAAAGCATCAGTAATAGTACACAATACTAATAAACAGTAGTAGCAACAAGATAATAAAAAATAAAGTGAAAGAAACAATTAGATAGTACTAGGGATCACAAAGAAAGAACTACTTTAATTTCCACACTCAAGAAAACATAACAAGTTGGTATTTATTATTCCACTAATAACTAAAACGGGAGCTTATTTACATCTATTTATAATGACGGTCTGTTtaattcatcacaagtcaatagTTTATTAAACCTCACTTGTCCCCATACAATTAGGATTCATATTtagtctttatttttattttattaaaaattaataCTTGGGTCACATGACTATTGTTTCAAGTTATGACCAACCAACATGAAGTTCTAATTTCAGCATTCCCTCGCCAAGATATTGTtgataaaaaataacaaaaaaacaaGTTTATTTTTTGAATTATAAAGACCAACAATGAAGAGACACAAATAAATAAAATggcgggggtggggggtgggggggaggATATGGCAAGAAAGCTCCAAACTTGGATTCCTGACCCAATCcaaaattactttatttgtttatttatcattttttaTCATCTGGTCCTACCCAATTTATTTTtgtttggcttataagctgctttagataagctaagccaaacagacccaatattttttttttggcttattttaagcacaaaatcgcttataagttggtcagtcaaacactcaaaaaagctgaaaacagtttataagctgttttcaacaaCTTATAAGCCGATTCAAACTTGCTCTAATACAAATTGTAGGACAATACTAAGCTTTAAATTCAAGTCCAAGTTTCTATGCCCCCCTTCTTCAACATTGCCAAAAGTAAAGGGCTTGTCTAGTTTCTTGATAAAAGGCTTTGTGAAATCAACAGGGTCCATCTCCACATCTTTGTATACTTGACCCCTTGTGTTCATTTCATTGAAATTTGGTTGTTCAAACCTGGTACAAAAAACAACATAGCCATTTCTTCTTGAAGGAAATTGAGAGTGCCCTTGTTTAGAATCCAACTTGAAACGTGTCTTCCTTGACACCGAGAACCTGCAAATAATAAAATGTTAAAGGAGAAAATAAATTGTCTATAAAATTTGTAGCACGCGTTTGTTGAGGCATGGTAAATGGATGTGATCCCTTCACCTTTAATTAGAAGTCTCATGTTCGAGCCCGGAGATAAGAGATACCCTCTGGTTGGAAGTGCTTCCCCCTTCAATGGACTTAACCCCATACAAAtctaaattaatcaaattaatggTATCAGATATATACCAAACATTGTCTAGTGGGATGTATCGCCCTCCATTTTAACCAAATGTTTATGGTTAGAACCCGAGAATGGAGAAACACTCTGGTTAGAAGTGATTTCCCCTATAAGGAAGCTCTCAGATAAGTTAAGAATAAAAGGTTGGTCTTTCTCCGATAAGGAAGGTGATTTGCCGATATCAGAACCAGAACGAATTGCCACCTTAAAAGAGGTAACAAAATAATGTCCTATTCGACGCAGTGTACTTTACGCGGAATGGTAACATATATATACCCAACATGATCTAGTAGGATGTATCGCCCTCTACTTTAACCAATTATTCGGGTTCGAACCCGAGAATGGAGAAACACTCTGGTTGGGAGCGTTTTTCCCTATAAGAGACTTCTCAAATAAGCTAAGAGTCCAAAGTTCGTCTTTCTCCTATAAGGAAGGTGCAGATTGGCCGACGTCGAAATCAGAATGAATCACCGCCCTAATAGAGGTAACAGGAGGATGCCTTATATGCCTCAGTGGACTCGACGCGGCACAAATATAAATTAATCCGATCCATAGTATCAGATACATACCAAATTGGGTCTAGTGGGATTTATGTAATGTCTCCACTTTCAACCAAATGCTTCGGGTTGAGCCCGAGAAAGGAGAAACACTCTAGTCCATAGCGCTTTCTCCTATAAGAAAGTTCTCAAATAAGCTAAGAATCCAAAATTTCTCTTCTTCCTATAAGGAAGGTGATTTGTGGATAGAACCAGAGTGAATCGCCGCCCTAAAAGAGGTAACAAAAGAATGTCCtacctgatatatatatataaatctaaAGTAAGTGAATAACGAATACCAAATAATTATAACCAAAAAAACACCAATATTCTTACGTATGGTCTTTACCATTACGTTGTATTGATGGAGTATAACCTTCTCTTTCATGAACCTCATCAAAATGATAGAGAAGGGTACAACATGAGGAAATATCCGGCCACAAATTTGACATGCAATTGCATTCGTATAAGCCACCATGATTATGTTTTCTCTTAGCTGAGCTGATTTGATATAGAGATACACTTAATGCTAATTTACTTACTGGAACTCATGAAAATATATAATTGTGTGGAAGGGTAAAACTGCAGATGTCTATTTATAATTGTATAGGAGCGACAATcttgtaaatttaattgattTTAGATTATTACGGTGAAGGGTTTTGGACAAATGGCAAATATTGCATGGAATAATGCAATCCTTTGAACTGCTAAAGTTAATTCGTCGCCTTCTACTGTTAAAGGGGAAAATAGAATTAAATGTTGATTTATCAGTTCGTTGTCTTCTACTGTTAAAGAGGAAAATATAACTAAATGCTGATTTGTCGGTTTACAGAACAAATTAAAACGCATTCCGTATTTTGGCTGTCAAATCGAAATTcgaattatcaagaaaatcttGCTCACCATCTTTTGATTACAAGCTAAGCAGTCCAATTGTATATAACATATGAACTAACTCAAATCCCGAACATTTAAAGTTCAAGTAAGAGTCTGTTtagatgggcttatgcctataagctgtttgtagcttataagctaaaaaaaaataagttggggtagtctaacttatttttttttttggcttataagctgttttcagcttataagctgctttagataagctaagtcaaatggacccaattatttttttgagcttattttaagcacaaaatgactttaagctggccagccaaacactcaaaaaaactgaaaacaacttataagtcaatccaaacgggctctaagactAGTTATAGTAAGAGAATAGAACAATCTAACTACATACGACAATCTAACTACATACTTTCTCCGTCTAAAGTTATATGCCATGGTTACTAAAAATAATAGATGTCagattatttgtcattttagaagttcaaggaacaattatttattttttcCCTATTTTACCTTTAGTAGAATTCTATCATTAATGGAGATggacataaatagagtaaacattttATAAAGATAGATTATAACTTATaaataaataagggtaaagttagtcAATTACCcctcataattaattaatactccctccgttcacttttacttgtccaatattctaaaaatagattttcacttttagcatatcaagagaagacaatttattttttcctgttttacccatagtattaattactcacttcaaatcatttttcaaatccaataaaaatatgcatcaattaatatgggtatattGGTAAATTATGTAttccatttattatttcttaaacggGGTGAAAAGTTCAAAttaagtggacaagtaaaagtgaacggttGGAGTATTTTTTAAGGGgtgtataaaataaaaaaagacgtgtaatttgagacggaggaagAAACAAAAAATATTCTCATAATTAAGAAGATCGGTTACTGTAATTTAGTATTCTAATTTGAGTGAAGGAGGGATAAAGTATTACATTGGTCCAAAGTTTAACAGATAAATTAATGCTAACTTAGTGAACTTATTCCTCATAATTGTTGCAATGATTAGAGTGCGTTATTAAATTTATTGCAATCTGTACTGTACTTATTGAAATTATATAGAGTATTTAATACACTTCTAATTTTATTGTAATCATAAATATCTCCATTTAAGTGAAATtacattttggaatcgttttatTAGAATATATATATTCGGATTATATTATCACCTTATGTTTCTCTTGTTAGACTAGTTCCTGTTGTCCAGAGTGTTTTGGAGTTTAAGAATATTGTTTTAAAATTTACTCTTATGGTGTGAAAGCATCAATAAAGATTTTACTAGATCGACTCTTACAAAAACTACACAACAAAAACGTGTAACCTTTAAGATTATCGGTTtaatttggttttggttttgatttttaAGAATTGGGGTTAACATCATATATGGCTTCAAAATTACACTTCATAACACTAAAGTCATAAAATTGTGTTTTATCACATCAGAATAATTGAGCTTGTTTTAGTTTAACGACTGCGAAACTATTATTTGTCACAATAAAATAATCAAATTGTGTGTTAGTTGTTTAGAGATTACAAATAACAAGAAGACCAAACTTTTGGCCCTGGGTAATGATATGTCACTCATTGCATCAGTGCTTTGTAGTTTGTAGTAAACAAAAACAATATCAACTTCACTATTATAGTATGTAAAGTCAAATGACAAAACATGGGTATATACgcattatttaaaaataaaaattagcgacggacaaattttgtagctaaataATAAAATTCATCACTATTCACTAATCCTATTTAACAATGAATTAATGATAGATTATCAAAAAATTATGTTAGTTTCGAGCAATTTAACGACATATTAGCTAGTTAATTTCAGTTTATCTGTAGTGACACTTTATTTTAGGCTCATGCGAGAAAAGCTCGCAAATAGTCACTTTACGACTTGAGAATAAGCGATAGTCCTAAAACTATTAGAAATTTAGCAACTTTTTCATGCAGACATAATACTTAGATAAAAATATCCCTAATTTTAAAAAGCAGAAAGCCTCACTTTGTCATACTTTTCAGAGTTTCTCATTCTATAATTCTGCTGTTGTAACTTAAAACTCGATGGCACTGCCCTTGAGTTCGAAGCTGAAGAACATGACTACAAGAAAATGTCAAAATTGTGACGGAATTTTTGAGACGGATGAGTCCATCACAAATTGTCACGGAATTTTGACGGATTCATGACAAATTAACCTCATCTAGACGAAATTttttaaatagttttttttttctataaaaatTCTGATAGTGATGGATTTGTGACGGAATTGTAACaaatatttaatataatttttgtGACAAAAAAAATTCCGTCACAAAGTTGTCGAAATGAAAATATGTGACAACAAGTTGTCACAAGTCCGTCACTAAATTTGTGACAGATTGTTCTTTCCGTCACAAaatgtaaaaatataataaaataataaattctTAACTTTGTGACAAACTATTTTCGGTCACAATTAGTTTTTGACATCTTTTCTGATACAATTTAAGAAAAATTTGGTCAACTTTTCAACATTCCCGCAATATTTTCGTTTCCCACCCCAAACCCCTTTTTCATCTTCCACCGCAATATTTTCGTTTCCCACCCCAAACCCCTTTTACGTCTTCCACCGCAACATAGAATTTCAGGAATTCATTACCGACCTCCGGAAACCTTTTCTCAGAGCCTTTCTCTACTCTCATTGTCTTCTCAGTGCCTTTGATAGCTACAAAATTGAAAATAAATAGTGATGAGTACGTCTCTGTGCAAAAGAAATTAACAAAAATGCCAAAGGCACACTTCTAGACTTCACAGGTTTGTATTTTCTCTGTTCACTTCATCTGTTTAGTTCATCTATAATGAATAACTTTTGGGTCCTTTAACTCTTGCTCCAATTTGTCTCCATTCTTCTTGAATAAGTTTTCTTAAGTGAATAATTTTTGAGTTTTGTTGTTAGGTCCTCTAATCTAAGTTAAAAAAAACTCCGATTTAGGCTAAAATTGATCTTTGATCTTGATCAAACTATTAAATTGGGTCCTTTACTGAAGTGGATTTGAAGTAATTTTTAAGCTTTTTGGTTCATTCTTTAGTGTTTTATTCATTTGGGTTTCTACCATTTTTGTTCTTTAGCTAATGCTTGTTGGGTTTGTGCTTAGTTTTGTTGATATTTAGTTTATCAACATATGTTCAACTCATTTACTGCAATTATTTTGATGTTTATGTGGTGTGAGTAGAAAATGGGTTGTACTTTATTCATATTTTCTGGTGTGAATGCATTATATTGGTTTCCGTTATACACAGTCTTCTCAGTTCTCATTTTGCTTTATTGTTGAACTCTTTTTTTACGTTTTTTTTTAATGTCTAGAAAAGACTGCATTTTGTGAATATTGTGGTATGGATGCACTATGCTTATTTCCATTATGTTTGGTTTTATTATTCTCTTTTTttggatcaggttcttcaacATTTAAGCAAAAGTCAAGCATATTCCTAGTGAAAAGATAAAAAGAAAGTACGCAATTTCAAGTATTTTTCGTATTTATATAGTGAATGGTAATCCTTATTTCAGTATTGGCATTGTATTTTTGCTTTGGTTGGAACTTTTATTCCATGCTAACACATATAATCGTTGAAAGTGctttcatttaaatagaaaacttGTGACTTTTCTTATTATATTTGGATCTTGTCAAATTATTTTCCTTTTCGGTCAGAAATAACTTATCATCATTTAAGCTCTAACATGTATTTGTCTTTGTGTCAGAGAGCACAATATGAATAATTCTAATCGTGAGTGGATGTATTATAGAATATTGGAAGATGGATTTATAAATCCTAGGTTTATTGATGGGGTTGAGGACTTCGTTGCATTTGCTAAAAGACATCCACAATGCATGGATGGTGGAAAGTTAAGATGTCCTTGTAATCATCATAAGTGTCGCAATAAAAACATTTTGGATGAGTTTACAATCATGTCACATCTTGGGACTTTCGGCTTTGTACCGGGTTATTACTGTTGGTACCACCATGGAGAAAGTTATCCCTATCCAAACGTGCTTAATGATCATCTAGGAGAAACTTTGGGTGAAACTGTGAATTCTCAGTCTGATAATGCATTTCGGTCTAtggtttttgatgttgttgggcCTTCTTATGATGGCAACTTGGAAGAAGACCCAAATCCAATAGCACAACATCTTTATGATTTGCTCAAAGCGTCAGAACAGGAAATTTGGGCGGGAAACCCACACAGACATTCACAATTATCTGTCGTTGCTCGTTTATTGAATCTAAAGGCAGAACATCATTTTTCTGAAAGGTTGTATGATGAGTTATGTCAATTTTTATCGGAATTGATGCCAACTGACAACATAATGACAGATAGCTTCTATAGTACCAAAAAGCTAATGCGAGGATTGGGTTTGCCGGTAGAGAAGATTGACTGTTGCAAAAATAGCTGTATGATTTATTGGCGTGAAGATAGTGAACTTGTCAATTGCAAGTTTTGTGCTCACCCTCGGTTCAAGAGATCAAAACATCGACGTTCCAAGCAGCAGACTAATATTCCTTATAAGCAGATGTCTTATTTTCCTTTGACTCCGCGTCTGCAAAGGTTGTATGCATCTAATGCTACGGCAAAGCATATGAGATGGAATTCTGAGCATGAAAGAGATGGTGTCATGCGTCATCCCTCAGACGCTCCTGCTTGGAAGCATTTTGATCAGGCATATCCATGGTTTGCATCTGAAGTAAGAAATGTTAGATTGGGTTTGTCTACTGATGGGTTTCAACCGTTTGGTCAATCAGGCAGATCATATTCTTCCTGGCCTGTGATAGTTACGCCATATAATTTGCCACCCTGGATGTGCATGAAGGATGATTCCATGTTTTTATCTGTGATCATTCCTGGTCCCAAAAACCCAAAACAAAAAGTTGATATCTTCTGCGAATTCATGGGATGTCTTTAAGAAGCTGCACAAAAGAAAGGATGGCAGCTTTGTTGATCCCAAGTCTAAGAGCATTAATGGAAGTTTCTTTTGTAACTTAACGATCTGCAGAACGGTTATAATTTTGGGTTAATTTTTGCAATGAGTTTTTTTAGTACTTCCGTTTTGGGATTAGTTACTGGTTTACACGACCTGTTTGCAACCAATATAGCCAAATTGCCAATATTTCCCCTGAACCATCTGCACATGAAAAGAGCAGCCTTTGTGCAGATTTTCCTGTATCTTAGCAAGCTCAGCACACCAGCGATAGAATGAGTTTTT
Above is a genomic segment from Lycium barbarum isolate Lr01 chromosome 12, ASM1917538v2, whole genome shotgun sequence containing:
- the LOC132624470 gene encoding uncharacterized protein LOC132624470 gives rise to the protein MNNSNREWMYYRILEDGFINPRFIDGVEDFVAFAKRHPQCMDGGKLRCPCNHHKCRNKNILDEFTIMSHLGTFGFVPGYYCWYHHGESYPYPNVLNDHLGETLGETVNSQSDNAFRSMVFDVVGPSYDGNLEEDPNPIAQHLYDLLKASEQEIWAGNPHRHSQLSVVARLLNLKAEHHFSERLYDELCQFLSELMPTDNIMTDSFYSTKKLMRGLGLPVEKIDCCKNSCMIYWREDSELVNCKFCAHPRFKRSKHRRSKQQTNIPYKQMSYFPLTPRLQRLYASNATAKHMRWNSEHERDGVMRHPSDAPAWKHFDQAYPWFASEVRNVRLGLSTDGFQPFGQSGRSYSSWPVIVTPYNLPPWMCMKDDSMFLSVIIPGPKNPKQKVDIFCEFMGCL